CGATGCCGATGGGGACGGCTATGCCGTTTCCACCATGGCAAGCTGTAATTCCCCCGGGACGGGGTATACCCAAGATGTTCTGCTGGTATCGGATTGCGACGATTCGAATGAATTGATCAACCCAGAAACGATTTGGTATGAAGACGAAAATAATGACGGTATTGCAGATTCCGAACTTTCCGAAGTTGGCTGCGAAAGCCCTGGAATAGGATTTACCTATGTGCAACCCATTCCCTTTACCAATAACTCGGATATTATTCTATATCCAAATCCTACATTGGAAACCATACAAATAGATTTGGGCAAACTTCACAAGAGAGTGGCAATTACCATCATAAATTCAAGTAAGCAATTGGTATACAAGGAACAATTCGAAAACCGAAAAGTTATTGAAATAGAGTTTTCTCATTATTCTACAGGTTTTTATTTCATTTATTTAAGTAATGAAAACGGGTATCTCACTTCCAAAAAATTCATTAAACTTTAGAATTTCTTTTCCTGGAGTAGTTAATAAATTTTCATAACCTAGTTTTTACTCGGCTTATGGAAAACAGTCTTTATCCTATTTTTGCATGGAGTTCCATTACCATCCATACCGTTTAGGAAAATGAAGCAATACCACGACTTACTGAAACATGTTTTAAAAGAAGGAAACCAAAAGGGCGATCGCACCGGTACGGGAACATTAAGTGTTTTTGGATATCAGATGCGGTTTGACCTGTCTGAGGGGTTTCCAATGGTCACAACCAAAAAATTACATCTTAAATCCATCATTTATGAACTGCTCTGGTTTTTAAAAGGTGATACCAATATTCAATATTTACAGGAAAACGGCGTACGCATCTGGAACGAATGGGCCGATGAAAACGGGAATTTGGGTCCAGTGTACGGACATCAATGGCGTAACTGGAACAGTGATGAAATCGACCAGATAAAAGAGGTTGTTGAAACCTTAAAAAACAACCCAAATAGCCGACGTATGTTGGTGTCTGCCTGGAATCCAAGTGTCTTGCCAGATACCTCCAAAACCTTTTCAGAAAACGTTGCTAACGGAAAAGCGGCATTACCCCCCTGCCATGCATTTTTTCAATTCTATGTGGCCGATGGCAAATTATCCTGCCAGCTCTATCAACGAAGCGCCGATATTTTCTTGGGCGTTCCCTTTAACATTGCTTCCTATGCCCTTTTTACCATGATGATGGCCCAAGTTTGTGGGTACGAGCCTGGGGATTTTATTCACACTTTTGGGGATGCCCACATTTACAATAATCATATGGAACAGGTGGAATTACAATTGAGTAGGGAACCACGCCCTTTGCCAAAAATGGTCTTAAACCCCAATGTAAAAGATATCTTCGATTTTACGTTCGAGGATTTTACCTTGTTGGATTATAACCCGCATCCACATATCAAAGGCGTTGTGGCTGTTTAGATAACAACATCCAACTCGAAAAAAAAGAATCGATTGGTTTTTTAACCATTGGAATCAAAACAAAGCCCGAACCTTTTTCAAGGTTCGGGCTTTTTGGCCGTTTGATGGTAAGGAACCATCATTTTTTTTAAATTTTCTTTTTCAATCGGCCATTGCCATTCTTGTCACTTGGATGGAATTTGAGAAGTCATAGAACCCTTGTAAATCGGCAGTATTCATGCCAGGTTCCAAGCCCATCAATCCTTCACTGTACGTTAAATGCCATATAAAACAAACCCCTACGCCAGCACCATCAAAATCGACTCCTTCAACGGCTTCCAAGGTTGGGGGTAATCCAAGGATATTACCCATATCATCGGTAATAACATATGTTTGATTGGCACCGTTTAATTCGGTTTCATCCAAGGTAATCCCGGAGACCATATCCGGTGTTCCGTCTACGGTGAACATAAAGGGACCTCCTTCCAACGCACCGGCGTTCAAGGCATTTCTGGTGACCATGATGGAATTTGAAAGGGCAAAGTTTCCTTGTAGGTTTCCGGCATTGGCCCCTGCTTCCAATCCCATGATATCGTCTTCGTAAGTGATATGCCAAATGAGGCAAATTCCTTCCCCAGCGGCGTCAAAGTCGACCCCTTTAGCGGCCTCCAACGTTGGGGGCAAACCAAGAATGTTCAAATCGGCATCGGTGATAATAAACCTCTGATTGCTTCCATTAAGACCTGAAGCATCCAAGGAAAGTCCGGTTGCCATATCTGGTGAGCCATCTACCGTAAACTCATATGGGCCACCTTCCAATTTCCCTGCATTCAAAGCCAGTCGGTTTACTTCAATCGAATTTGAAAGTGCGAAAACACCGTTCAAGGCAGCAGCATTGCTACCCGCTTCAAGCCCCATAAGCCCTTCTTGATAGGTAAGGTGCCAGATAAGGCACACTCCTACCCCAGCGCCATCAAAATCGACCCCTTTTACCGCATCTAAAGTAGGAGGCAATCCTAGGATATTTAAATCGGCATCCGTTATTACAAAGGTGGAAAGTTCACCGTTTACATTCGACCCGTCAAAAGACAGGGAAGTAACATTATCCACTTTTCCATCGACTACAAATTCATAGGGTCCGCCAGAAAGTACTCCGGCATCCAGACCAACCCTATTTACCTCAATGGAGTTGGATAAATCATACTCACCTTGAAAATCGGTGATATTCATACCCGCTTCCAAGCCCATTAAAGTACCACTATAGGTCAAGTGATAAATAAAGCAAGTGCCTTCACCTGCCCCATCAAAATCAACGCCCAATACGGCCTCCAACGTTGGGGGCAATCCTAAAATCCCACCCATATCATCAGTAATTACATACGTTTGGTTATCACCGTTTAATTGGGAATCATCCAAGGATATGCCCGTGACCATATCGGCGATGCCATCGACCAAAAATTGAAAGGGCCCTCCAACGAGGGTTCCGGCGTCCAGTCCACTCCTAATTACCATTAAAAAGTTTGACAGTGCAAAATCACCGTTTAAATTGTCCAGATTCATACCGGGTTCCAATCCAGAAAGTCCCTCTTCATAGGCTAAATGATATATGTAGCAAGATCCTACCCCGGCACCATCAAAATCTACTCCCTCTAAAGCTGCCATATTTGGAGGAAGGCCCAAGATGTTCTTACTTTCATCCGTAATCACAAAAGTTTGCAAACTACCTGAAAGACCGGAAACGTCCAGGGTAATATTGGTTACCATATCCGGGACTCCATCTACGGTAAAGGAAAAGGGTCCTCCGGTCAAGGTACCGGCCGTGACCTCTGTTGCTGCAATGGGTCCATCTTCATCATTACTGCAGCCAACCATGGCAATAGCAAGGGATAGAAATAAAAGTGTTTTTAGTTTTTTTAGTGTTTTCATAATCAATTGTTTTTTAGATTCTTGGCAAAGGAACCCGTTAGCTATAACAGAAAAATCACGGAAAAATCAATTTTTGAAAACCTATTATCCCTCTAACGTGAAATATTATTTAAAAAAATGAAAGTAATGAAGGCCCAAAGCGACCCATCTACCATTATAATTGGGTATTCCCATGGGTTGTGAAGGTTTCGTGATAACTATTTTTTTATTTCGCATTAATGAAATGAAAAGATGCCGATATCCCTAAAGATGTTACGGGTAAATTGCATTCCTATGCTGAGCGAAATCGATGCTTAGCCTCTTGAAAAAATAAATATTAACAAATGAAAAGAGTTTTGATTATTGAGGATGATATTGAAATCGTACATCTTCTCGAAATACATTTGAAAGACTTACAGTGTGAGGTGGTAACCTCCCAAAGGGGCGATGAAGGTTTTACAAATGCATTGCATAACGATTTTAGCCTAATCATCCTTGACATTATGTTACCTGGAATGGATGGCATTGAAATATGCCAAAAGTTGAGGGCAAAAAACATCAAGACCCCTATCATAATGCTTACCTCAAAATCCGAAGAAATAGACAAGGTACTTGGGCTGGAAATAGGTGCGGACGATTATCTGACTAAACCTTTTAGTGTAAGGGAGTTCATTGCCCGTGTCAAGGCAATTTTTAGAAGACAAAAAATGGCCTCCCATAATGCAGAGGAAGGGATGGATAAAATAAACCACTTTGGCCAGTTATCCATAAATATAGAAACACGAAAAATCACCCTGGACGGTCAAAGAGTTGACCTTTCCCCCAAGGAATTTGAACTTTTGGTACTATTATCCTCCAATCCAGGTAAGAGCTACGACCGTAAAAAACTCCTAAACTTGGTGTGGGGTTATGATTTTGAGGGTTATGAACATACAGTGAACTCCCACATCAATAGGTTACGTTCTAAAATAGAACCGGATATGGGCAATCCTACCTACATCTTGACTACCTGGGGTATTGGCTACAAATTCAATGAAGACTTATAAAAGCCCATAACCTGTATATGTTAATCAATGCTAGATACCCTATCGAAAAAATTACACAGTTGAACAAAAGTTTGGTTATAAAAACAGATAGATGAAAAACTCACTACTTTCCATAGCCTTGATTAGGAAACTTATCCTTTCCTTTTTGGCCATTTTGGTAGTCGCCGGAATCGCGTATACCATTTCTTCCGTTTATCTATCTGAAAAATACTATGCGGAAACCACACAACGCTTGCATGCCAACTTGGCCCAAGACTTGATAGACGAAAAATTTAGCGATGAAAGTCCGTTCCAAGGAGATGGTGAAATAAACAAAGCTTTGTTCGGTGATATTATGCATGACATGATGGCTGTAAATAGGGCCATTGAAGTGTATTTATTGAACACGGAAGGANAGTTGTTCAATATTCCGTAGTTCTGGACCATGAAGCCCCTGAGACCAAAAACCGAAGGGTCAATCTTGAACCTGTCAATACATTTATCGAAAATAAAGGTCAGGGATATTTTTTAGGACAGGACCCAAAAGACCCTACCAAAAAACAGGTTTTTTCTGCCGCTAGGTTCCAAAAAGAAAATATGGA
This DNA window, taken from Maribacter algicola, encodes the following:
- a CDS encoding response regulator transcription factor, which codes for MKRVLIIEDDIEIVHLLEIHLKDLQCEVVTSQRGDEGFTNALHNDFSLIILDIMLPGMDGIEICQKLRAKNIKTPIIMLTSKSEEIDKVLGLEIGADDYLTKPFSVREFIARVKAIFRRQKMASHNAEEGMDKINHFGQLSINIETRKITLDGQRVDLSPKEFELLVLLSSNPGKSYDRKKLLNLVWGYDFEGYEHTVNSHINRLRSKIEPDMGNPTYILTTWGIGYKFNEDL
- a CDS encoding thymidylate synthase; the encoded protein is MKQYHDLLKHVLKEGNQKGDRTGTGTLSVFGYQMRFDLSEGFPMVTTKKLHLKSIIYELLWFLKGDTNIQYLQENGVRIWNEWADENGNLGPVYGHQWRNWNSDEIDQIKEVVETLKNNPNSRRMLVSAWNPSVLPDTSKTFSENVANGKAALPPCHAFFQFYVADGKLSCQLYQRSADIFLGVPFNIASYALFTMMMAQVCGYEPGDFIHTFGDAHIYNNHMEQVELQLSREPRPLPKMVLNPNVKDIFDFTFEDFTLLDYNPHPHIKGVVAV
- a CDS encoding T9SS type A sorting domain-containing protein; translated protein: DADGDGYAVSTMASCNSPGTGYTQDVLLVSDCDDSNELINPETIWYEDENNDGIADSELSEVGCESPGIGFTYVQPIPFTNNSDIILYPNPTLETIQIDLGKLHKRVAITIINSSKQLVYKEQFENRKVIEIEFSHYSTGFYFIYLSNENGYLTSKKFIKL